DNA sequence from the Alteribacter lacisalsi genome:
TTACGAAAGTAACAGGCGAATCCAAGTGGTATGAGATGAGTGTCCGTATTGATGAGATCGTAACAAATGAAAAAGGACTGCTGCCGAACGTGGATTTCTACTCTGCATCGGTTTACCACAGTCTGGGTATTGAACATGACCTGTTCACTCCGATCTTTGCTGTCAGCCGGGTATCCGGGTGGCTTGCACACATCCTTGAGCAGTATGACAACAACCGTCTCATCCGTCCGCGTGCAGAATACGTTGGGCCGGACAAGCAGAAGTGGATACCACTCGAGGAAAGATAAGCTCTTTCAAATGTAAGGGCTGATAGTTGAATTTCATTCCAATTTGCGCTAAAGATAGTGGAAGGGGAAACGGGCACTTGAAACGAATGAAACAAGGTGCACCTGTTTCTCGTTCCCTACATAAATTTTGAAAGATATACAGGAGGTTTTTTTAATGGCAGAACGTATTACAGTAAACGATGGTGTGCTAAACGTACCGAACAACCCGGTGATTCCATTTATCGAAGGTGATGGAACAGGCCCGGATATCTGGGCAGCCGCTTCCCGTGTGATCGAAGCATCGGTTGAAAAAGCCTACAATGGGGAAAAGAAAATTGAGTGGAAAGAAGTTCTCGCTGGACAGAAAGCCTACGACCAGACAGGCGAATGGCTTCCGGAAGAGACGCTGGACGCGATACGTGAGTACTTTATCGCAATCAAAGGCCCTCTGACTACGCCAATCGGCGGTGGAATCCGTTCTCTGAACGTCGCTCTTCGCCAGGAACTGGATCTGTTTGCATGTGTACGCCCGGTACGCTGGTTTGAAGGTGTACCATCCCCGGTTAAGCGTCCAGAAGACACGGATATGGTTATTTTCCGTGAAAACTCAGAGGACATTTACGCAGGTATTGAGTATGAGATGGGGTCTGACGAAGCGAAGAAGCTGATCAGCTTCCTTCGTGACGAGCTTGGCGCAAACAAAATCCGTTTCCCTGAAACATCAGGAATCGGGATCAAGCCGGTATCCGAAGAGGGCACCCACCGTCTTGTCCGTTCTGCAATCCAGTACGCTCTTGATGAAGGCCGTAAGAGCGTAACGCTTGTTCATAAAGGCAATATCATGAAATTTACAGAGGGCGGCTTCAAAAAGTGGGGCTACGAGCTTGC
Encoded proteins:
- the icd gene encoding NADP-dependent isocitrate dehydrogenase, encoding MAERITVNDGVLNVPNNPVIPFIEGDGTGPDIWAAASRVIEASVEKAYNGEKKIEWKEVLAGQKAYDQTGEWLPEETLDAIREYFIAIKGPLTTPIGGGIRSLNVALRQELDLFACVRPVRWFEGVPSPVKRPEDTDMVIFRENSEDIYAGIEYEMGSDEAKKLISFLRDELGANKIRFPETSGIGIKPVSEEGTHRLVRSAIQYALDEGRKSVTLVHKGNIMKFTEGGFKKWGYELAEKEFGEKVFTWAEYDKITEEKGREAADKAQSEAEAAGKLIVKDSIADIFLQQILTRPKEFDVVATMNLNGDYVSDALAAQVGGIGIAPGANINYDSGHAIFEATHGTAPKYAGMDKVNPSSVLLSGVLMLRHLNWNEAADMIEASMDKTIASKVVTYDFARLMDGASEVKCSEFADELIKNL